The window TGCTAGAATTAACATTGAAGTGCATCTTAGGAGTGTTCTACCAATAAAAATAGCAGTTGTTAACAGGAAAGGAAAGCACAATGCCATGGAGATCtctcactacaacaaaatatacttttcgcaacccttatatgccaacccatattaagcgtcggcaaaagttaaaagaaaacaaatttttgccaacctttatatatattcaacaacatttattattattattattctcataTACCTACTTGTTGAcaaccttataatttaattatttttttatgttttattttataaatattttatttcactatttaaaaattttaaattaaatttgacttaaaattttataaacgttaaaatttaattgttattttttataacataattattgattttgtttaaaacattattaattttttttatttaaattaattattatttaaatttaattaaaataaagtaaaaaataatataaagaaaaaataaattattaaatattatattatatttaagaataaaaattgaatttatataatttttttatttcttttatataatgttaaaaaaaatattaatcaaaattatataaaactaaaaataaaagaaagaacgaaaagagagggaaaaaaaggaaaatgaagaagaCGAAAAGCTTCCTGTCCTCTAGCTTCGGCCATGAAGTTAACCGTCTATTCTCTACTTCTTCATCTGCTCTATCCATCTTCTCTATCCATGGCGAAATCTTCTGCAAATAATCATCAACCTCAAACTAAACCATATATCCAAGAACCAAACTTCAATCCGATTCGTCATTTCATTGATACACTCCTAAAATGCAATAACCTTGAGCAAATCAGACAAGTTCATGCTCATATTACTATCTACGGTTTGTATCATAACCTAATTGTTGTAAACAAGCTCCTTTACTTATACACATATTCAAAATCCCTTAAAGACGCTCACGCTCTATTTGGTGTAATGAAAGAAAGAGACGCCGTAACTTGGACTGTCATGATTGGTGGTTTTGCAAAGGTTCGTGATTACTTCAATTGTTTCAAAACGTTTAGAGATTACATTAGATCAGGATTAGTTCCTGATAATTATACTTTACATTCTGTAATTAGAGCCTGTAGGGATGATAAACATCTTAGATTTGGAAAGTTGATTCATCAAATCACTTTCAAGTTCGGTTTGCAATTGGATGAATTTATAGTAGCTGCACTTGTAGATATGTATGCTAATTGTGATGTTCTTGATGATGCACGCCATCtgtttgataaaattccaaagAGAGATTTAACTACTTGGACTGTTATGGTTAGTGCATTTGCTAAGTCTGGAAACCTTAGTGAGTCTCTTGTATTGTTTGATTCAATGATAGAAGAAGGTTTCGTTCTCGATAAGATTTCTATGGTGACGGTTGTTAACGCTTGTGCGAAAACCGGGGCTAAGAATAAGGCGAGATTAGTTCATAATTATTTGTTGTGGAGGATTTTTTCGATTGATGTAATTCTTGGCTCGGCGATAATTGATATGTATGCTAAGTGTGGGAATGTTGAGTATGCTCGGGTGATATTCGACGGGATGAGTTGAAAGAATGTGACCTCTTTGATTTATTTGGTATAATCGTACTGATCGGTGTATCAAATCCGTCATTTCTTCTATCATGTACTTTTCCTAGGGATAAATTGAATTGCAGGTTTAACTTCGGTAGAAATTGTGGAAAACATAGAAGTTTTTCTTAATATGCATGTTATAATTAGTGTGCTCATTCGCCTGGATCATAATGATTTATCTAGTGTTCCGATTTAGTGATTATACAGAGTGTTTGCACAATACTAGTATCTAAAGTTTCAAgaaactataataataaaatcttacagttataaaattaaatctagTGATTATTTAGCCAGATGATGTATTAATCTTGTGGTTTCAGAGTTGTTTAACTATGAGATATGAGAGCTTGATTTTGCAAGATATTGTGTCCAGCAGTAACCGTTAATTACAATTGTCACAAAAAGAATGAGTTACATTTGCGGGACATTCAATGAAAAAAGGGTTCTACTGCTAAAAAGGTTAGTCCCTTCTTTAGTCTACTTGAAATAAGTTGTTAATCATTTGTTATACTCAAATCAAAATTGAAGAAAGTCACAAGTTCATAATATTGTATGTTCTACTTAGACTTAGAATTGACAAAGTCACAAATTCATGTTATAATTGCTGACATATCTAACTGTAATTTTGCCCAACTATTTTGTTATACTCATTATTTGATGCCaggtttgatttcaaataatgttatactcatttcTTGGTCTGATCTATTGGTGTCGGTAGACATGACCCTTTTCACaaaccaaatttttttttgatctAGTCACATTTTCCTGCAATGCTTAGTATTTATCTGATGATCATGTTATAGGGAAAAAAGATACTAGCCCTGTTTTAGCCTTTTaggtttgataaaaatatgaacCTATAGGTAAAAATAAATGATCTTTCTGGGTCTTAGCTCATGTTATCTTCTATATTTGCATATTAGAACACACGCTATCAGGAGAGCTCATGAGAATATTGATAAGACATTGAAGGCATCAGAAGTTATATTGTCTCAATTTGATATTTCTCGTCAGGTTAGTTTGATATAAAATAGTAATTGGTTCTGTTTATACAGGTTTGATAATATGGATATTGTAACAATGCAGGTAGAGTCTAAGATACTTAGAAGTCCGCATGAAGACTTGGAAAGCTACCTTGAAGCGATCCAACAACTAAAGAGCAATATTAGCTTCTTCAGCAACAACAAAAGTTTTAAGAGCAGTGATGGTGTAattaatcattcaaataatttacttGCTAAAGCTCTATCAAAGTTAGAACAAGAATTTGAGCAAATCATGTCATCTTATAGGTGTGTTGTTCTCTTCATATACTGTTGCCCTTTCTATCACTGCAATTTCATCCATCGTTATTTCACATAGATATTAAGCAGTTAATTTACCATTTCTTTGATATTAAAACTGTTGACTGTTTATTCATATTAGTCAATCTTCTTCAAGActtaaattttcttattataaattACCATTTTCAGCAAATCTGTGGAACCTGAACGCCTTTTTGAGTGCCTTCCAAGTTCATTAAGACCATCCTCTAAGTCACCAGATAATGAAGGAAATTCAGGTGGCAAACATCATTTTGGTCATGAGCAGCATCACAACGCTGAATTAGAGGATGCAGTTTACACAACGCCTGTTCTCATTCCACCAAGAACTTTACCGCTATTGCACAACTTAGCCCAACAAATATTTGATGCCaggtttgatttcaaataatgtCTACCGCCTGATGCCTTCAATGTCTTATCAATATTCTCATGAGCTCTCCTGATAGCGTGTGTTCTAATCTGCAAATATAGAAGATAACATGAACTAAGACCCAGAAAGATCATTTATTTTTACCTATAGgttcatatttttatcaaacctAAAAGGCTAAAACAGGGC is drawn from Impatiens glandulifera chromosome 3, dImpGla2.1, whole genome shotgun sequence and contains these coding sequences:
- the LOC124930435 gene encoding pentatricopeptide repeat-containing protein At2g33760-like is translated as MKLTVYSLLLHLLYPSSLSMAKSSANNHQPQTKPYIQEPNFNPIRHFIDTLLKCNNLEQIRQVHAHITIYGLYHNLIVVNKLLYLYTYSKSLKDAHALFGVMKERDAVTWTVMIGGFAKVRDYFNCFKTFRDYIRSGLVPDNYTLHSVIRACRDDKHLRFGKLIHQITFKFGLQLDEFIVAALVDMYANCDVLDDARHLFDKIPKRDLTTWTVMVSAFAKSGNLSESLVLFDSMIEEGFVLDKISMVTVVNACAKTGAKNKARLVHNYLLWRIFSIDVILGSAIIDMYAKCGNVEYARVIFDGMS
- the LOC124930436 gene encoding exocyst complex component EXO70A1-like, which translates into the protein MIFLGLSSCYLLYLHIRTHAIRRAHENIDKTLKASEVILSQFDISRQVESKILRSPHEDLESYLEAIQQLKSNISFFSNNKSFKSSDGVINHSNNLLAKALSKLEQEFEQIMSSYRCVVLFIYCCPFYHCNFIHRYFT